From Triticum urartu cultivar G1812 chromosome 2, Tu2.1, whole genome shotgun sequence, a single genomic window includes:
- the LOC125539057 gene encoding E3 ubiquitin-protein ligase RMA1H1-like, translating into MEGGGMDQVCMAAMTNQPPVSDNKPMKNISGEMPAAATAGSGSFDCNICLDFAADPVVTLCGHLYCWPCIYEWLRPSVVSASGANSTSARQQCPVCKAALSADSLVPLYGRGGSSKKSLDGMAIPRRPTVHRENVAHQHAQSSIDDDRHHHNVEPSPPLRPLRHAHHHHPGATEFDFVYPPSPMGRGLIHSTAGGVLGGMAEAVLPWAFRGQVPPSMYYTSPYAVADHTLGPRLRRQQMEVERSLHQIWFFLFVFVVLCLLLF; encoded by the coding sequence ATGGAAGGTGGGGGAATGGACCAGGTTTGCATGGCTGCCATGACAAACCAACCTCCAGTGTCCGATAACAAGCCAATGAAGAACATCAGTGGGGAGATGCCTGCAGCCGCGACCGCTGGAAGCGGCTCCTTTGACTGCAACATCTGCCTCGACTTCGCTGCAGACCCAGTTGTTACTCTCTGTGGCCATCTCTACTGCTGGCCCTGCATCTATGAGTGGCTGCGCCCATCGGTGGTATCAGCTTCTGGTGCCAACAGCACTTCAGCAAGGCAGCAGTGCCCTGTGTGCAAGGCCGCACTATCTGCTGACAGCCTCGTGCCGCTCTATGGCCGTGGTGGTAGCTCGAAGAAATCACTGGATGGCATGGCCATTCCTCGACGGCCAACGGTGCATCGGGAGAATGTTGCGCACCAGCACGCACAAAGCAGCATCGATGATGACCGGCACCATCACAACGTGGAGCCCAGCCCTCCGCTCCGGCCACTGCGGCATGCGCACCACCACCATCCTGGTGCCACTGAATTCGACTTTGTCTACCCTCCTTCGCCAATGGGGCGTGGCCTGATCCACTCGACGGCCGGAGGGGTGCTTGGAGGGATGGCAGAGGCAGTGCTTCCGTGGGCGTTCCGCGGCCAGGTGCCGCCGAGCATGTACTACACAAGCCCCTACGCTGTCGCGGACCACACCTTGGGTCCCCGGCTGAGGAGGCAGCAGATGGAGGTGGAGAGGTCCCTGCACCAGATCTGGTTCTTCCTTTTCGTGTTTGTGGTCTTGTGTCTGCTCTTGTTCTGA
- the LOC125539056 gene encoding syntaxin-81-like, producing MSRVRDRTEDFKESVRVAALSHGYTESQLAALMSSFIIRKPSPKSPFTNAAIKTLESIRELEKFIVKHRRDYVDMHRTTEQERDNIEHEVGIFVKACKEQIDILKNRILEDERNRRANTWLGTRDETSRLDLIAHQHGVVLILSERLHSVTAQFDRLRSLRFQEAINRVMPRKKIKKKPEIKPTEPSKSNLVLKSDVSKVEDREVSTAPLRVQEQLLDDETRALQMELTNLLDTVQETETKMIEMSALNHLMSTHVLQQAQQIQYLYDQAVEATNNVERGNKELSQAIQRNNSSRTFLLLFFFVLTFSVLFLDWYKN from the exons ATGTCGAGGGTCCGGGACAGGACGGAGGACTTCAAGGAGTCCGTTCGCGTCGCCGCGCTCTCCCATGGCTACACGGAG TCGCAATTGGCCGCGCTCATGTCGTCTTTCATCATCCGGAAGCCGTCGCCCAAATCGCCGTTCACAAATGCAGCAATCAAGACG CTTGAGAGCATCAGGGAGCTCGAGAAGTTTATAGTGAAGCACAGGAGGGACTATGTGGACATGCATCGCACCACGGAGCAAGAGAGGGACAACATTGAGCATGAA GTTGGTATTTTTGTAAAAGCATGCAAGGAACAGATAGATATCCTAAAGAACAGGATCCTTGAAGATGAGAGGAATAGAAGAGCGAACACATGGCTTGGCACAAGAGATGAGACTTCCCGGTTAGACTTGATAGCTCACCAGCATGGTGTG GTTTTGATTTTGAGCGAGCGTCTCCACTCAGTAACTGCACAATTTGATCGCCTTAGGTCCCTGCGCTTTCAAGAAGCTATTAATAGGGTGATGCCAAGAAAGAAGATTaagaagaagccagaaataaaaCCTACTGAACCATCCAAGTCAAACCTTGTATTGAAATCTGATGTCTCGAAGGTTGAAGATCGGGAGGTATCAACTGCGCCCTTAAGAGTTCAAGAACAACTCTTGGACGATGAAACACGAGCTCTCCAG ATGGAGTTGACCAATCTTCTTGATACTGTCCAAGAAACGGAGACAAAGATGATAGAGATGTCAGCACTTAATCATCTTATGTCAACACATGTTCTACAGCAAGCTCAGCAGATTCAATATTTATACGACCAG GCAGTGGAAGCAACGAACAACGTGGAGCGTGGGAACAAGGAGCTATCCCAGGCGATCCAGCGGAACAACAGCAGTAGAACCTTTCTCCTGCTTTTCTTCTTTGTTCTTACTTTCTCTGTTCTGTTTCTTGACTGGTACAAAAACTGA